The window ATGCGGTCGATATCTCCGCTTTCAGGAGTGCTGAAGCGCTTGCGGAAAGCAAGGCAAATGAGAGGATCGGTGCTGCACTGGCGTTTTTTGTCGAGAGTATTCTCAATTCACCGGCAGCAGTGGAAAAAATAGACAAGGCAGTGCTTGACAATCAAATAGCTGAGATTGATAGGCGCATTTCTCTTCAGCTCGATGAGATCCTGCACACTCCTGAGTTTCAGAAAATGGAGTCAACCTGGAGGAGTCTGAAGTTTTTGGTTGACAGAACAGATTTCAGGAGAAATGTCAAAATTGACATCCTGGATCTCAGCAAGGAAGAACTGTCCGAGGACTTTGAAGACGCTCCGGAGACTATCCAGTCGGGGCTCTACAAGCATGTATACACAGATGAATATGACACACCGGGAGGAGAGCCTTTTGCTGCTATGGTCTCGAATCTGGAATTCGAATCAACTGCTCCTGACATTTACCTTCTTCAGGAGATCTCCAAAGTGGCCGCAAGCTGCCACTGTCCTTTCATAGGCTCTGTCACACCGTCGTTTTTCGGCAAGGAGAGTGTCGATGACCTGCCGAAAATCGAGGATCTTCACAACTACATGGAAAGAAGTGAGTTTCTGCGCTGGAATGCATTCAGGCAGTCCGATGATTCCAGGTATGTAGGCCTTACTCTTCCCAGGTTCATGTTGAGACTACCATACGGGCCGGAAACCCAGCCCATCAAGGAGTTCAACTATGTTGAAAATGTAAATGGCAGAGATCATCAGAAGTATCTCTGGGGAAATGGTTCCTTTGCGTTTGCTGCAAACATGGTCCGCTCCTTTATCAGCAACGGCTGGTGTGTGCAGATACGCGGTCCTGAAGCGGGGGGAAAGGTAGAAGATCTTCCGATCCACCTCTTCGATGTGGGTAAAGGTAAACAGATGAAGATCCCTACGGAAATACTTATTCCGGAAACACGGGAATTCGAATTTGCTCAGGAGGGTTTTATTCCCCTCTCATTTTATAAAAACCGTGATTATGCATGTTTCTTCTCTGCAAATTCAACTCAGAAACCAAGGGAGTACGATGATCCGG of the Fibrobacter sp. genome contains:
- the tssC gene encoding type VI secretion system contractile sheath large subunit, which produces METQLENVTDTTQGLGYIYQTMNLPVPENAVDISAFRSAEALAESKANERIGAALAFFVESILNSPAAVEKIDKAVLDNQIAEIDRRISLQLDEILHTPEFQKMESTWRSLKFLVDRTDFRRNVKIDILDLSKEELSEDFEDAPETIQSGLYKHVYTDEYDTPGGEPFAAMVSNLEFESTAPDIYLLQEISKVAASCHCPFIGSVTPSFFGKESVDDLPKIEDLHNYMERSEFLRWNAFRQSDDSRYVGLTLPRFMLRLPYGPETQPIKEFNYVENVNGRDHQKYLWGNGSFAFAANMVRSFISNGWCVQIRGPEAGGKVEDLPIHLFDVGKGKQMKIPTEILIPETREFEFAQEGFIPLSFYKNRDYACFFSANSTQKPREYDDPVVTANMRINSRLPYIFLVSRIAHYLKVIQRENIGTTKSKMVLQEELSKWVKGLVTEMNDPGEELIATHPLKAADVVVSEIEDNPGFFSVSLSVMPHFQIEGIDISLSLVSQMPKGK